The following are encoded together in the Streptomyces flavofungini genome:
- a CDS encoding ABC transporter ATP-binding protein yields the protein MSTPASTPHTERAEPAGVAARARGLTKAYGSGETTVLALDAVDVDIARQRFTAVMGPSGSGKSTLMHTLAGLDSVSAGQVWLGDTEITGLKDRELTRLRRDRIGFMFQSFNLIPTLNARENITLPMDIAGQRPDAEWLEHVIDTLGLRDRLRHRPAQLSGGQQQRVACARALASRPELIFADEPTGNLDSRAGLEVLGFLREAVDSLGQTVVMVTHDPSAAAHSDLVLFLADGRIVDEMARPTAEGVLERMKRFDVLHGTAADTADGTAGTAGTPSTSGPPSAADAPDTTASPGPAAPAVPPDDPPAKPTRDDPSPQD from the coding sequence TTGTCCACACCTGCTTCGACACCGCACACGGAGCGCGCCGAGCCCGCCGGCGTCGCGGCCCGCGCCCGCGGGCTCACGAAGGCGTACGGCTCGGGTGAGACCACCGTGCTCGCCCTGGACGCGGTCGACGTGGACATCGCGCGGCAGCGGTTCACCGCCGTGATGGGTCCTTCCGGTTCCGGCAAGTCCACGCTGATGCACACGCTGGCCGGGCTCGACTCGGTCTCGGCGGGCCAGGTGTGGCTCGGCGACACCGAGATCACCGGGCTCAAGGACCGCGAGCTGACGCGGCTCAGGCGGGACCGGATCGGCTTCATGTTCCAGTCGTTCAACCTCATCCCGACGCTGAACGCGCGCGAGAACATTACGCTGCCCATGGACATCGCGGGCCAGCGTCCCGACGCCGAGTGGCTGGAGCACGTCATCGACACGCTCGGCCTGCGCGACCGGCTGCGGCACCGGCCCGCGCAGCTCTCCGGCGGCCAGCAGCAGCGCGTGGCGTGCGCACGGGCGCTGGCCTCCCGCCCCGAGCTGATCTTCGCCGACGAGCCGACCGGCAACCTCGACTCGCGGGCCGGACTCGAAGTGCTCGGGTTCCTGCGCGAGGCGGTGGACTCGCTGGGCCAGACGGTGGTGATGGTGACGCACGACCCGAGTGCCGCCGCCCACTCCGACCTGGTGCTCTTCCTCGCGGACGGCCGGATCGTGGACGAGATGGCCCGGCCGACGGCGGAGGGCGTCCTGGAGCGGATGAAGCGGTTCGACGTGCTGCACGGCACGGCCGCCGACACGGCGGACGGGACGGCGGGCACCGCCGGGACGCCGAGCACCAGCGGCCCCCCGAGTGCCGCCGACGCCCCGGACACCACCGCGTCCCCCGGCCCCGCCGCCCCCGCCGTGCCCCCGGACGACCCGCCGGCGAAACCCACCCGCGACGACCCGTCCCCCCAGGACTGA
- a CDS encoding toxin-antitoxin system HicB family antitoxin, with protein sequence MAKTQLNVRVDEDTARAARERAMARGVSVNRYIEELVKQDAGELGHTFVEAAADFMKQYETVFAEEFGAEREGRR encoded by the coding sequence ATGGCGAAGACTCAGCTGAACGTGCGGGTGGACGAGGACACCGCCCGGGCCGCGCGCGAACGCGCCATGGCCCGTGGCGTGAGCGTGAATCGCTACATCGAAGAGCTGGTCAAACAGGACGCGGGCGAGCTCGGCCACACGTTCGTGGAGGCCGCCGCCGACTTCATGAAGCAGTACGAGACCGTCTTCGCCGAGGAGTTCGGCGCGGAGCGCGAGGGCCGTCGCTGA
- a CDS encoding fic family toxin-antitoxin system, toxin component, whose product MVAEHKTPGDPQVTDWGALVAAVARHHAEIFGVPVYEGPHDRAAALLQLLLHLPALERSNALYASSVAYAYLVASGVKVVTSPEQVRDLARLIKEDGVSVHDIARELRQWSL is encoded by the coding sequence ATGGTCGCCGAGCACAAGACGCCGGGTGATCCACAAGTGACCGACTGGGGCGCCTTGGTGGCCGCCGTGGCCCGCCACCACGCGGAGATCTTCGGCGTTCCCGTGTACGAAGGCCCGCACGACCGCGCCGCCGCCCTGCTCCAGCTCCTGCTGCACCTGCCCGCCCTCGAACGCTCCAACGCGCTCTACGCCTCGTCGGTCGCCTACGCCTACCTCGTCGCCAGCGGCGTGAAGGTCGTGACCTCGCCCGAGCAGGTGCGGGACCTGGCCCGGCTGATCAAGGAGGACGGGGTGAGCGTGCACGACATAGCGCGCGAGCTGCGGCAGTGGAGCCTGTGA
- a CDS encoding VOC family protein gives MPATIQPMLITPDPDRLVAFYTGLLGAEETERVPDEGPVFFLNLRVKDSDLGIVADKSVEPGTPQRSLLSVTVDDVDELLTRVEALGGTVRGPANDMPWGRRVAHIQDPDGNAVNLAQPI, from the coding sequence ATGCCCGCCACCATCCAGCCGATGCTGATCACCCCCGACCCGGACCGTCTCGTCGCCTTCTACACAGGGCTCCTCGGCGCCGAGGAGACGGAACGCGTGCCCGACGAGGGGCCCGTCTTCTTCTTGAACCTGCGTGTCAAGGACTCCGACCTCGGCATCGTCGCGGACAAGAGTGTCGAGCCCGGCACCCCGCAGCGCTCCCTCCTGAGCGTGACCGTGGACGACGTCGACGAACTCCTCACGCGCGTCGAAGCGCTCGGCGGCACGGTGCGCGGCCCGGCCAACGACATGCCGTGGGGCCGGCGCGTCGCCCACATCCAGGACCCCGACGGCAACGCGGTGAATCTGGCACAGCCGATCTAG
- a CDS encoding class I SAM-dependent methyltransferase: protein MPPPSARPAPRDAVHHPLFARFYARCSVSAEPAIAPHRKELLAGAEGRAIEVGAGNGLNFAHYPATVAEVVAIEPESVLRRLAASAAMRADVPVDVVPGAAEALPVKSEAFDVAVASLVLCSVRDVPRALGELRRVLRPGGELRFFEHGRAPGGAMVTAQRVLDRTVWPRLFGGCHVGRDPVGALRAAGFEVGTYRRIMVPERGPKFPSSYCFLGSARRPVEDGAAGADKP, encoded by the coding sequence ATGCCCCCGCCCTCCGCCCGTCCCGCCCCGCGGGACGCGGTCCACCACCCCCTCTTCGCCCGTTTCTACGCCCGCTGCAGCGTCTCCGCGGAACCGGCCATCGCCCCGCACCGCAAGGAACTCCTGGCGGGCGCCGAGGGCCGTGCCATCGAGGTGGGCGCGGGCAACGGCCTGAACTTCGCGCACTACCCGGCCACCGTCGCCGAGGTGGTCGCGATCGAGCCGGAGAGCGTTCTGCGCCGCCTGGCGGCGTCCGCGGCGATGCGCGCGGACGTCCCCGTGGACGTGGTGCCGGGCGCCGCGGAGGCCCTGCCGGTCAAGAGCGAGGCGTTCGACGTCGCCGTCGCGTCGCTGGTGCTGTGCAGCGTGCGGGACGTGCCGAGGGCGCTCGGTGAGCTGCGCCGGGTGCTGCGTCCCGGCGGCGAGCTGAGGTTCTTCGAGCACGGCCGGGCTCCGGGCGGCGCGATGGTGACGGCGCAGCGCGTCCTGGACCGCACGGTGTGGCCGCGCCTTTTCGGCGGCTGTCACGTCGGCCGGGATCCGGTGGGCGCGCTGCGCGCGGCCGGGTTCGAGGTGGGGACGTACCGCCGGATCATGGTGCCCGAGCGCGGCCCGAAGTTCCCCTCGTCGTACTGCTTCCTGGGCTCGGCACGCCGCCCGGTGGAGGACGGGGCGGCGGGCGCGGACAAGCCCTAG
- the bioD gene encoding dethiobiotin synthase, translating into MSVLVVSGTGTEIGKTVTTAAVAAVALAAGRSVAVLKPAQTGVGPGDPGDVDEVVRLAGDRVTPVELARFPEPLAPSTAARRAGLPTVSPAQVAEAAEKLAASHDLVLIEGAGGLLVRFDEAGATLADAARLLAAPVLVVAAAALGTLNTTTLTTEALRARGLTPEGIVIGSWPTTPDLASRCNLAELADVAGAPLLGSVPEGAGSLPGREFRAAAGGWLAPGLGGSWAGPGALSEA; encoded by the coding sequence GTGAGCGTCCTCGTGGTGTCCGGTACGGGCACGGAGATCGGCAAGACCGTGACGACGGCGGCGGTGGCCGCGGTCGCCCTCGCGGCCGGGCGCAGCGTCGCCGTCCTCAAGCCGGCCCAGACCGGGGTCGGCCCCGGGGACCCGGGCGACGTCGACGAGGTGGTGCGGCTCGCGGGTGACCGGGTGACCCCGGTGGAGCTCGCGCGCTTCCCCGAGCCGCTCGCGCCCTCGACGGCCGCGCGCCGGGCGGGCCTCCCGACGGTCTCGCCCGCCCAGGTGGCCGAGGCCGCGGAGAAGCTCGCGGCCTCTCACGACCTGGTCCTGATCGAGGGGGCCGGTGGCCTGCTGGTCCGCTTCGACGAGGCGGGGGCGACCCTCGCGGACGCGGCCCGGCTCCTCGCGGCCCCCGTCCTCGTCGTGGCCGCCGCGGCCCTCGGCACCCTCAACACGACGACGCTCACCACCGAGGCCCTGCGCGCCCGCGGCCTCACCCCCGAGGGCATCGTCATCGGCAGCTGGCCCACCACCCCCGACCTGGCCTCGCGCTGCAACCTCGCCGAACTGGCCGACGTGGCGGGCGCGCCCCTGCTGGGCTCGGTCCCCGAGGGCGCGGGTTCCCTGCCGGGCCGGGAGTTCCGCGCGGCGGCCGGGGGCTGGCTGGCACCGGGACTGGGCGGGAGCTGGGCGGGTCCGGGGGCCTTGTCCGAGGCGTGA
- a CDS encoding adenosylmethionine--8-amino-7-oxononanoate transaminase, with product MPDAPAASGLDVKEILDLDRAHVWHPYGPMPGRQEPLVVESASGVRLRVAGVGELVDGMSSWWSAIHGYNHPVLNDAVREQLDSMSHVMFGGLTHEPAVRLAKRLVDLTPDGLEHVFLSDSGSVAVEVAVKMCLQHWRSLGRTEKRRMLTWRGGYHGDTWQPMAVCDPDGGMHSLWQGVLPQQVFADQPPAGFDAYDEAYAQHLHDVIGQHAHELAGVIVEPVVQGAGGMRFHSPRYLRALREACDAHDVLLVFDEIATGFGRTGALFAADHAAVTPDVMCLGKSMTGGYLTMAATLCTERVASGIARGEVPVLAHGPTFMGNPLAAAVANASIDLLLGKDWQTDVKRVETGLRVALAPAAELPFVRDVRVLGALGVVQLDHQVDMEAATRAVVREGVWVRPFRDLIYTMPPFVTGDADVAQIGRAVCAAARASGEVSA from the coding sequence ATGCCTGACGCACCCGCGGCGTCCGGCCTGGACGTCAAGGAGATCCTCGACCTCGACCGCGCGCACGTCTGGCACCCCTACGGCCCGATGCCCGGCCGTCAGGAGCCGCTGGTCGTGGAGTCCGCGAGCGGGGTGCGGCTGCGCGTGGCGGGCGTCGGCGAGCTGGTCGACGGCATGTCGTCGTGGTGGTCGGCCATCCACGGCTACAACCACCCCGTCCTGAACGACGCGGTGCGCGAGCAGTTGGACAGCATGAGTCACGTGATGTTCGGCGGGCTCACGCACGAGCCCGCCGTCCGGCTCGCGAAGCGGCTCGTCGACCTCACGCCGGACGGCCTGGAGCACGTCTTCCTCTCCGACTCCGGTTCGGTGGCCGTCGAGGTCGCGGTCAAGATGTGCCTCCAGCACTGGCGTTCCCTCGGCAGGACCGAGAAGCGCAGGATGCTGACCTGGCGCGGCGGCTACCACGGCGACACCTGGCAGCCGATGGCCGTGTGCGACCCCGACGGCGGCATGCACAGCCTGTGGCAGGGCGTGCTCCCCCAGCAGGTGTTCGCGGACCAGCCCCCGGCGGGCTTCGACGCCTACGACGAGGCGTACGCGCAGCATCTGCACGACGTGATCGGACAGCACGCCCACGAGCTCGCGGGCGTCATCGTCGAGCCGGTGGTGCAGGGCGCGGGCGGCATGCGCTTCCACTCCCCCCGCTATCTGCGCGCGCTGCGCGAGGCGTGCGACGCGCACGATGTGCTGCTCGTCTTCGACGAGATCGCGACGGGCTTCGGCCGCACGGGCGCCCTTTTCGCGGCGGACCACGCGGCCGTCACACCCGATGTGATGTGCCTCGGCAAGTCCATGACCGGCGGCTATCTGACGATGGCGGCGACGCTGTGCACCGAGCGGGTGGCGTCGGGCATCGCGCGGGGCGAGGTGCCGGTGCTCGCGCACGGCCCGACGTTCATGGGCAACCCGCTGGCCGCGGCGGTCGCCAACGCCTCCATCGACCTGCTGCTCGGCAAGGACTGGCAGACGGACGTCAAGCGCGTCGAGACGGGCCTGCGGGTCGCGCTCGCCCCGGCCGCCGAGCTGCCCTTCGTCCGGGACGTACGGGTCCTCGGCGCGCTCGGTGTCGTACAGCTCGACCACCAGGTCGACATGGAGGCGGCGACGCGCGCCGTGGTGCGGGAGGGCGTGTGGGTGCGGCCCTTCCGCGACCTCATCTACACGATGCCGCCGTTCGTCACGGGCGACGCGGACGTGGCACAGATCGGGCGTGCGGTGTGCGCGGCGGCGCGGGCGAGCGGGGAGGTCTCGGCGTGA